In Spirochaetaceae bacterium, a single window of DNA contains:
- the rpmH gene encoding 50S ribosomal protein L34, with amino-acid sequence MKRTYQPSRTRRRRRFGFRERMSTRSGRNILKRRRRKGRTKLSVSDEKKPY; translated from the coding sequence ATGAAACGTACCTACCAACCAAGCCGTACACGCCGCCGTCGGCGATTCGGGTTCCGGGAACGCATGAGTACGCGTTCCGGGCGCAACATTCTCAAACGCCGGCGACGGAAGGGGCGCACCAAGCTCTCGGTGTCGGATGAAAAGAAGCCTTACTAA
- a CDS encoding TraB/GumN family protein, whose product MPVTVPLGERSVVLIGTAHISQRSVAEVRDAVAREQPDCVCVELDASRYATMSSERSWMELDIRRVLKQRKGFLMLTNIVLHSFQRRLGMDLGVQPGAEMAAAVAAAEADGIRFVLCDREIQVTLRRAWRKTGWWGRLKLLAALLAAGFSNEKLDGEQVEALKERGALQGMLDELADYLPQVKEVLIDERDRYLAQRIFEAGGERVVAVVGAGHVPGIQRWLSAFRRRTPRAEELDELDRVPPPGRLPRLLPWTIPALFVALVGYGFLRAGAEVTIEKLAQWVLVNGTLAALGALAALAHPVTIISSFAAAPITSVNPTIGVGIVAGLIQAMVRKPRVVDFENLSQDVSSVRGILRNRVTHILAVFFMSSVGSAIGTFVGLSFLTSLLRGG is encoded by the coding sequence GTGCCCGTTACGGTGCCGCTTGGTGAGCGCTCGGTAGTCCTGATCGGCACCGCGCACATCTCGCAGCGCAGCGTTGCCGAAGTGCGCGACGCCGTCGCCAGGGAGCAGCCGGACTGCGTGTGCGTGGAACTCGACGCCAGTCGCTACGCGACCATGAGCAGCGAACGGAGTTGGATGGAACTGGACATCCGGCGTGTGCTCAAGCAGCGCAAGGGCTTCCTGATGCTCACCAACATCGTGCTGCACTCGTTTCAGCGCCGCCTGGGCATGGACCTCGGCGTGCAGCCTGGCGCGGAGATGGCGGCGGCGGTGGCGGCCGCGGAGGCGGACGGTATCCGTTTCGTGCTGTGCGACCGGGAGATCCAGGTGACGCTGCGGCGCGCGTGGCGCAAGACCGGCTGGTGGGGCCGCCTCAAGCTGCTCGCGGCATTGCTGGCGGCGGGATTCTCGAACGAGAAGCTGGATGGCGAGCAGGTCGAGGCGCTCAAGGAGCGCGGCGCGTTGCAGGGCATGCTCGACGAGCTCGCCGACTACCTGCCCCAGGTCAAGGAGGTGCTGATCGACGAGCGCGACCGGTACCTGGCGCAGCGCATCTTCGAGGCCGGCGGCGAGCGCGTAGTGGCGGTCGTCGGCGCCGGCCACGTACCCGGCATCCAGCGCTGGCTGTCCGCGTTTCGGCGCCGCACGCCGCGTGCCGAGGAACTGGACGAGTTGGATCGCGTGCCGCCTCCCGGCCGCCTGCCAAGGCTGCTGCCGTGGACCATCCCGGCGCTGTTCGTGGCGCTGGTGGGATACGGATTCCTGCGTGCCGGCGCCGAGGTGACCATCGAAAAGCTGGCCCAGTGGGTGCTGGTGAACGGCACGCTCGCCGCTCTGGGCGCGCTGGCGGCGCTGGCGCATCCGGTCACCATCATCTCTTCGTTCGCGGCGGCGCCGATCACCTCCGTGAACCCCACCATCGGGGTGGGTATCGTGGCCGGGCTGATACAGGCGATGGTGCGCAAGCCGAGAGTGGTCGACTTCGAGAATCTGTCGCAGGACGTCAGCAGCGTGCGCGGCATTCTGCGCAACCGGGTGACCCACATACTGGCGGTGTTCTTCATGTCGAGCGTCGGCAGTGCGATCGGTACCTTCGTGGGCTTGTCGTTTCTCACCAGCCTGCTGCGCGGCGGATGA
- the dnaN gene encoding DNA polymerase III subunit beta yields the protein MKFTCEREAILHEIANAYEIISVRNSLSILSNVLLDVSERKLTIRATDLKVNYESTIPVEVKQHGSVTVFCDKLHGILRSLPDGEVELELSEDTVLRISPVFKNIRFQLKGIAADKYPPFQGDAEEQGFTFGKQDLIEMISHTLFAVSDDETRYFMNGVFLEKQGDQIIMVATDGRRLAYASKEVDAAVADFKGVIIPPKVLSVVRRQAPREGELRMTVSERGFHVSFDTQHLSSNLIEAQFPNYQRVIPERQEQRLLIERGAFEEALRRVSLLVEQKSRRIYLESRPDNLVIRSSEGEIGAAREEVPCQYDGPEIVLAFNFEYLLEPLREMSGDQVALEFTDSGKALSLRPEPEGDFFHIVMPMQSS from the coding sequence ATGAAGTTCACCTGCGAGCGCGAGGCCATCCTGCACGAGATCGCCAACGCCTACGAAATCATCTCGGTACGCAACTCGCTGTCGATTCTGTCCAACGTGCTGCTTGACGTCTCGGAGCGGAAACTGACCATTCGTGCCACCGATCTGAAGGTCAACTACGAGTCGACGATACCGGTGGAGGTCAAGCAGCACGGCAGCGTGACGGTGTTCTGCGACAAGCTGCACGGTATTCTCCGTTCGCTCCCCGACGGCGAGGTGGAACTCGAACTGTCGGAGGACACGGTGCTGCGCATCAGTCCGGTGTTCAAGAACATCCGCTTCCAGCTCAAGGGTATAGCGGCGGACAAGTACCCGCCGTTCCAGGGCGATGCCGAGGAGCAGGGGTTCACGTTCGGGAAGCAGGATCTGATCGAGATGATCTCCCACACCCTGTTCGCGGTGTCCGACGACGAGACCAGGTACTTCATGAACGGAGTGTTCCTGGAAAAGCAGGGCGACCAGATAATCATGGTGGCGACCGATGGGCGGCGGCTGGCATACGCGTCGAAGGAGGTGGATGCCGCGGTTGCCGACTTCAAGGGGGTGATCATTCCTCCCAAGGTGCTGAGCGTGGTGCGCCGGCAAGCGCCGCGCGAGGGCGAGTTGCGGATGACGGTGAGCGAGCGCGGCTTCCACGTGTCGTTCGATACCCAGCACCTGTCGTCGAATCTGATCGAGGCGCAGTTTCCCAACTACCAGCGGGTGATCCCCGAGCGCCAGGAGCAGCGCCTGCTGATCGAGCGCGGCGCGTTCGAGGAGGCGTTGCGCCGGGTGTCGCTGCTGGTGGAGCAGAAGTCGCGCCGCATCTACCTGGAGAGCCGGCCCGACAACCTGGTGATCCGGTCGAGCGAGGGGGAGATCGGCGCGGCGCGCGAGGAGGTTCCGTGCCAATACGACGGCCCCGAGATCGTGCTGGCGTTCAACTTCGAGTACCTGCTCGAGCCGCTGCGCGAGATGTCCGGCGACCAGGTGGCACTGGAGTTCACCGACAGCGGCAAGGCGCTGTCGCTGCGGCCGGAGCCGGAAGGCGACTTCTTCCACATTGTCATGCCGATGCAGAGCAGCTGA
- a CDS encoding DUF721 domain-containing protein produces the protein MYRAGDLLKEVLARAGFDAQAPEARIYRVWDDILGRDLAGRARLRDIDRGRLLVEVDHPAWMQLVQMRQRQILRRVARRFPALGITRLHLVVSRVPPAAESPAGAAARPAAPPASQRRPGGTGAAAGPPGPPGPDPD, from the coding sequence GTGTACCGAGCCGGCGACCTGCTGAAGGAGGTGCTCGCGCGCGCCGGGTTCGATGCGCAGGCTCCGGAGGCGCGCATCTACCGCGTGTGGGACGACATCCTCGGGCGCGACCTGGCCGGCCGCGCGCGCCTGCGCGACATCGACCGCGGACGCCTGCTGGTGGAGGTGGATCACCCGGCGTGGATGCAGTTGGTGCAGATGCGGCAGCGCCAGATTCTGCGCCGCGTGGCGCGCCGGTTTCCGGCGCTCGGCATTACCCGCCTGCACCTGGTGGTGAGCCGCGTGCCGCCCGCGGCGGAGTCGCCCGCGGGCGCTGCGGCGCGCCCGGCCGCGCCGCCCGCTTCGCAGCGCCGTCCGGGCGGCACGGGCGCTGCTGCCGGGCCCCCTGGGCCTCCCGGGCCGGATCCGGATTGA
- a CDS encoding DHH family phosphoesterase, with protein MTNATPRQVLDALRAAESLVVLGHEEPDGDCVASQLALAEFLSSLGKRVGVYSAGPFNRYEIRSYAPRFRPAIEAETLRRNPLAVLLDCASPERTGSLAGQLAGLRSVVIDHHPPGPPGSPDAAFGDLRLVDPTAPATACLVQLILESSGTAVRTDLAELLLLGLCTDTGFFCHVAAGNTTAFEAAARLVASGASPRATHQSIYGGRSFAHRRLLGTLLLRTERFHGGRVLFTYQSLADLRELGEGPAGQDELYQLLRTVDGSDVLAFVRERREGECSVSLRSAPSVDVAAVARHFGGGGHRQAAGFTWTGNVHTLRPRLISRLAPQSKSG; from the coding sequence GTGACGAACGCCACCCCGCGGCAGGTGCTGGATGCACTGCGTGCCGCCGAGTCGCTGGTGGTGCTGGGCCACGAAGAGCCGGATGGCGACTGTGTCGCGTCGCAGTTGGCACTGGCCGAGTTCCTGAGCAGCCTCGGCAAGCGCGTCGGGGTCTACTCGGCCGGGCCGTTCAACCGGTACGAAATTCGTTCTTACGCGCCGCGCTTCCGCCCGGCCATCGAGGCGGAAACGTTGCGCCGCAACCCGCTCGCGGTGTTGCTCGACTGCGCCTCGCCCGAGCGTACCGGTTCGCTGGCCGGGCAACTGGCGGGGTTGCGCTCGGTGGTGATCGACCACCATCCGCCCGGCCCGCCGGGCAGCCCCGACGCCGCTTTCGGCGACCTCCGCCTGGTCGATCCGACGGCGCCCGCCACCGCCTGCCTCGTGCAGCTCATCCTGGAGTCGAGCGGCACCGCGGTGCGCACCGATCTTGCCGAGCTGCTGCTGCTCGGCCTCTGCACGGACACCGGTTTCTTCTGCCACGTCGCGGCCGGCAACACCACCGCGTTCGAGGCCGCCGCCCGCCTGGTGGCCAGTGGCGCGAGCCCGCGCGCCACCCACCAGAGCATCTACGGCGGGCGCAGCTTTGCCCACCGCCGCCTGCTCGGCACCCTGCTGCTGCGTACCGAACGGTTCCACGGCGGCCGGGTGCTGTTTACCTATCAGTCGCTCGCCGATCTGCGCGAACTCGGCGAGGGTCCGGCCGGACAGGACGAGCTCTACCAGTTGTTGCGTACGGTGGACGGCAGCGACGTGCTCGCCTTCGTCCGCGAGCGGCGCGAGGGGGAGTGCTCGGTGAGTCTGCGCTCCGCGCCGAGCGTCGATGTCGCGGCGGTGGCACGCCACTTCGGCGGCGGCGGACACCGGCAGGCGGCCGGGTTCACCTGGACCGGCAACGTGCACACGTTGCGCCCCCGGCTGATCAGCCGCCTCGCTCCGCAGAGTAAATCAGGGTAA
- the argF gene encoding ornithine carbamoyltransferase, whose amino-acid sequence MDDTDHLHGRSLLTLSDFSPDDVRLLLALARRAKADRRAGAVHRRFAGMSLALLYEKPSTRTRCAFDTAFGEEGGHTVFLGADDIHLGAKESLEDTARILGRMFDAIQFRGYEQATVEALARLSGVPVYNGLTDTRHPTQVLADLMTLEEHCGRLAGRKLAYVGDCRNNIASSLMIGCSLTGVHFTAVGPAELAPPDALRRQCAPFAGASGARIECGPDTALVAGADAVYTDVWVSMGEEEQSAERRALLAPYQVDADLLARTGNPGCVFMHDLPAVKGNEVTEEVFEGPASVVWEQAENRKHTARALLLATLARAGGRGSTDR is encoded by the coding sequence ATGGACGATACCGACCATCTGCACGGACGCTCGCTGCTCACGCTGAGCGACTTTTCTCCCGACGACGTTCGCCTGCTGCTCGCCCTCGCCCGGCGCGCCAAGGCGGATCGGCGCGCCGGCGCGGTACACCGCCGATTCGCCGGCATGAGCCTGGCGCTGCTGTACGAGAAGCCCTCCACCCGCACCCGCTGCGCGTTCGACACCGCGTTCGGGGAAGAGGGCGGCCACACCGTGTTCCTCGGCGCCGACGACATCCACCTCGGCGCCAAGGAGTCGCTCGAGGACACCGCGCGCATCCTCGGCCGCATGTTCGACGCCATCCAGTTCCGCGGCTACGAGCAGGCCACGGTGGAAGCGCTCGCGCGCCTGTCCGGCGTGCCGGTGTACAACGGCCTCACCGATACGCGCCACCCCACCCAGGTGCTCGCCGACCTGATGACCCTGGAAGAGCACTGCGGCCGCCTCGCCGGGCGCAAGCTGGCGTACGTCGGCGACTGCCGCAACAACATCGCGAGCTCGCTGATGATCGGCTGCAGCCTGACCGGGGTGCACTTCACCGCCGTCGGCCCCGCCGAGCTCGCGCCCCCCGACGCCTTGCGCCGGCAGTGCGCGCCGTTCGCCGGCGCCAGCGGCGCGCGCATCGAGTGCGGTCCCGACACCGCGCTGGTGGCCGGCGCCGACGCCGTGTACACCGACGTGTGGGTGTCGATGGGAGAGGAGGAACAGTCCGCCGAACGCCGCGCCCTGCTGGCCCCCTACCAGGTAGACGCCGATCTGCTCGCCCGCACCGGCAACCCCGGCTGCGTGTTCATGCACGATCTGCCGGCGGTGAAGGGCAACGAAGTTACCGAAGAGGTATTCGAAGGCCCGGCCTCGGTGGTGTGGGAACAGGCCGAGAACCGCAAGCACACCGCCCGGGCGCTCCTGCTGGCCACGCTTGCCCGCGCCGGCGGGCGCGGCTCCACCGATCGGTAG
- the dnaA gene encoding chromosomal replication initiator protein DnaA, with the protein MADHWDYEAFWNEARERIRDTITRQEFDTWFANMTYHGSQQGIIELGVPSTFYRDQVAQRFQPALERALFELSALHLKLAYVIRGVSQAQPAAAAAPAAPVATVLVEAPRRHRQLNPDYTFDRLVEGESNTFALNAAVAIAKNPGRAYNPCLVYGGVGLGKTHLLQAIGNWVHASLPDLKVVYVTVETFTNEFIQSIKEKTGHRFKNRYRSADVLLIDDIQFLQGKVETQQELFHTFNALYDANKQMVFSSDRPVSELMNLPDRLINRFERGLNVDLQPPTYETRIAIVTRKIEERGLSLEHGIVELICRNIRSNVRDLEKALTKLAAYTELMQRTITPPIAQRELQEFFAKPEHLSITIDGIQRAVADYFSLTPADLKGKKRTKAIAFPRQVAMYVSRSLTNFSTTEVGLEFGGRDHTTVMHACQRITDRLKTDATLEPTLQRIINTLRQKSVA; encoded by the coding sequence GTGGCTGACCATTGGGATTACGAGGCGTTCTGGAACGAGGCGCGCGAGCGCATCAGGGACACCATCACCAGGCAGGAATTCGATACCTGGTTTGCCAACATGACCTACCACGGTTCGCAGCAGGGGATCATCGAACTCGGCGTCCCTTCCACGTTCTACCGCGACCAGGTAGCCCAGCGATTCCAGCCCGCGCTCGAACGGGCGCTGTTCGAGCTGTCGGCACTCCACCTCAAGCTTGCCTACGTGATACGCGGCGTGAGCCAGGCGCAGCCGGCCGCTGCCGCCGCCCCGGCCGCCCCGGTGGCGACCGTGCTGGTCGAGGCGCCGCGCCGGCACCGTCAGCTCAACCCCGACTACACGTTCGACCGACTGGTCGAAGGCGAAAGCAACACGTTCGCCCTCAACGCGGCCGTGGCCATCGCCAAGAACCCGGGCCGGGCCTACAACCCATGCCTGGTATACGGCGGTGTCGGCCTCGGCAAGACCCATCTCCTGCAAGCGATCGGCAACTGGGTGCACGCCTCCCTGCCCGACCTCAAGGTGGTCTACGTCACCGTGGAGACCTTCACCAACGAGTTCATCCAGTCGATCAAGGAGAAGACCGGGCACCGCTTCAAGAACCGCTACCGCTCCGCGGACGTGCTGCTGATCGACGACATCCAGTTCCTGCAGGGCAAGGTGGAGACCCAGCAGGAACTGTTCCACACCTTCAACGCCCTGTACGACGCCAACAAGCAGATGGTGTTCAGCAGCGACCGCCCGGTGTCGGAACTGATGAACCTGCCGGACCGCCTGATCAACCGATTCGAGCGCGGCCTGAACGTGGACCTGCAGCCGCCTACCTACGAGACGCGCATCGCCATCGTCACCCGCAAGATCGAAGAGCGCGGATTGTCCCTCGAGCACGGCATCGTCGAGCTGATCTGCCGCAACATCCGCTCCAACGTCCGCGACCTGGAGAAGGCGCTCACCAAGCTCGCGGCGTATACCGAGCTGATGCAGCGTACCATCACGCCGCCGATCGCGCAGCGCGAACTGCAGGAGTTCTTCGCCAAGCCCGAGCACCTGAGCATCACCATCGACGGTATCCAGCGCGCCGTGGCGGACTACTTTTCGCTCACACCGGCTGACCTGAAGGGCAAGAAGCGCACCAAGGCGATCGCCTTTCCGCGCCAGGTGGCGATGTACGTATCGCGCTCGCTTACCAACTTCTCGACCACCGAGGTGGGCCTCGAGTTCGGCGGCCGCGACCACACCACCGTCATGCACGCATGCCAGCGCATCACCGACCGGCTCAAGACCGACGCCACCCTCGAGCCCACCCTGCAGCGGATCATCAACACCCTGCGCCAGAAGAGCGTGGCCTGA
- a CDS encoding ribonuclease P protein component, with amino-acid sequence MKRSLTKQERVTDRRRVRKLFRARSTPRRGGLRVFYAANHAHLSRVVVCPARGFAHAPARNRQRRLVREAYRLLKHRVAPGYDLLLQIRPRRRELGVRAAGDILAGLLDGAGLLRPAVHDGAGAGEAR; translated from the coding sequence ATGAAAAGAAGCCTTACTAAGCAGGAACGGGTTACCGACCGGCGCCGCGTGCGCAAGCTGTTCCGCGCCCGCTCCACGCCCCGCCGCGGCGGTCTGCGGGTATTCTACGCCGCCAATCATGCGCATCTGAGCCGGGTAGTGGTATGTCCGGCGCGTGGTTTCGCCCATGCGCCGGCGCGCAACCGGCAGCGCCGCCTGGTGCGTGAGGCGTACCGTCTTCTGAAGCACCGCGTGGCGCCGGGCTACGACCTGCTGCTGCAGATCCGGCCGCGGCGCCGTGAACTGGGCGTACGCGCCGCCGGCGACATACTTGCCGGGCTGCTCGACGGTGCCGGCCTGCTGCGTCCGGCGGTACACGACGGCGCCGGCGCGGGCGAAGCGCGATGA
- the recF gene encoding DNA replication and repair protein RecF (All proteins in this family for which functions are known are DNA-binding proteins that assist the filamentation of RecA onto DNA for the initiation of recombination or recombinational repair.), whose translation MALLAVRLTDFRNIASLRIDIDGRDVFLIGDNGQGKTNFLEAVYLLCYGASFRTRNDRDLIANGSREAAVWGRLAAGEEERGVGIGLGRSAGKRIAVDGKRIRDRAALIEFAPAIAFTHEDLRFIDGDPERRRSLFDHTLSLFNPSFIDVLRRYRRALRARNALLRGGDGRHVDVYEPVLAAAGWEIRTRRGELCAEFAAVFADLCDRIGGMGEANIEYRPSWRTAACADDAEAELHARLERDLAAGTTTSGPHRDDFLITLGQARFAAQGSTGQKRLASLVLRVAQAAFFERTTGRRPILLLDDVLLELDAGKRERFLRHLPAYEQAFFTFLPDEPYQRYGRAETISLAVSGGAFTPCTEPATC comes from the coding sequence TTGGCTCTGCTGGCGGTGCGGCTCACCGACTTCCGCAACATCGCATCGCTGCGCATCGACATCGACGGCCGCGACGTGTTCCTGATTGGTGACAACGGGCAGGGCAAGACCAATTTCCTGGAAGCGGTGTACCTGCTGTGCTACGGCGCCTCGTTCCGCACCCGCAACGACCGCGACCTGATTGCCAACGGCAGCCGCGAGGCTGCCGTGTGGGGCCGGCTGGCGGCCGGCGAGGAGGAGCGCGGCGTGGGCATCGGCCTGGGGCGAAGCGCCGGCAAGCGCATCGCGGTAGATGGCAAGCGCATTCGCGACCGTGCCGCATTGATCGAGTTCGCCCCGGCGATCGCCTTCACCCACGAGGACCTGCGCTTCATCGACGGAGATCCGGAGCGGCGCCGGAGCCTGTTCGATCACACGCTGTCGCTGTTCAACCCGTCGTTCATCGACGTGCTGCGGCGCTACCGGCGCGCGCTGCGGGCGCGCAATGCGCTGCTGCGCGGCGGTGACGGCCGCCACGTCGACGTATACGAGCCGGTGCTGGCGGCGGCCGGTTGGGAGATCCGCACCCGGCGCGGCGAACTGTGCGCCGAGTTTGCCGCCGTGTTCGCGGATCTGTGCGACCGAATCGGCGGCATGGGGGAGGCCAACATCGAGTATCGTCCGTCGTGGCGCACGGCGGCGTGCGCGGACGACGCCGAGGCCGAGTTGCACGCGCGGCTTGAGCGCGACCTTGCCGCCGGTACCACGACCAGCGGCCCGCACCGTGACGACTTCCTGATTACGCTCGGGCAGGCGCGCTTCGCGGCGCAGGGATCGACCGGCCAGAAGCGGCTGGCGTCGCTGGTGCTGCGCGTTGCCCAGGCGGCATTCTTCGAGCGCACCACCGGGCGGCGGCCGATCCTGCTGCTCGACGACGTGCTGCTGGAGCTGGACGCCGGCAAGCGGGAGCGGTTCCTGCGCCACCTGCCGGCGTACGAGCAGGCGTTCTTTACCTTTCTTCCCGACGAGCCGTACCAGCGCTACGGGCGCGCCGAAACCATCAGCCTCGCCGTTTCCGGGGGAGCATTCACACCGTGTACCGAGCCGGCGACCTGCTGA
- a CDS encoding M24 family metallopeptidase, with product MSEDHLGRVAPALRAAGIDGWLFYNVYHRDHVADAILGVPANAMNTRPWAALVAADGTVSRIVHAIEAGVLGHLPGPVATYASRGEFVACLRAACARRTPVAINYSATIPALSLVDHGLVALLRQLAIPTLPAETLIQRVLGVLTAAGRASHDRAAVLVRGVLDDAWQRLAERIRGRAAVSEGEVRDWIAAAFARHGLITEEAPLVAAGTHSNDPHYQPAGAGAAIAPDQVVQFDLWAREPGADGVYADISWVAYTGRAVPEPVARTFAALCAARDGAVAFIRERLAATQPVSGADVDRHTRAILDRHRLLPWVRHRTGHAIDTRLHGIGVNLDAVEFPDPRLLLHGSCFSIEPGVYRPEYGLRTEINAYVHGRELVVSGGAPQREVLHL from the coding sequence GTGAGCGAGGACCATCTCGGGCGCGTGGCGCCCGCGCTGCGCGCCGCCGGCATCGACGGCTGGCTGTTCTATAACGTCTATCACCGCGACCACGTCGCCGACGCGATCCTCGGGGTGCCGGCCAACGCCATGAACACCCGCCCCTGGGCAGCGCTGGTCGCCGCCGACGGCACCGTGTCGCGCATCGTGCACGCCATCGAGGCGGGCGTGCTCGGCCATCTGCCGGGGCCGGTGGCCACCTACGCGTCGCGCGGCGAGTTCGTGGCCTGCCTGCGCGCCGCCTGTGCGCGCCGCACCCCGGTGGCGATCAACTACTCGGCCACCATTCCCGCCCTGTCCCTGGTCGACCACGGCCTGGTGGCCCTGCTGCGCCAACTCGCCATCCCCACGCTGCCGGCGGAGACGCTGATTCAGCGTGTCCTCGGCGTGCTCACCGCGGCCGGCCGCGCCAGCCACGATCGCGCGGCGGTGCTGGTGCGCGGGGTGCTCGACGACGCCTGGCAACGCCTGGCCGAACGGATACGCGGCCGCGCGGCGGTCAGCGAGGGCGAGGTGCGCGACTGGATCGCCGCTGCGTTCGCGCGCCACGGGCTGATCACCGAGGAGGCGCCCCTGGTCGCGGCCGGCACGCACAGCAACGACCCGCACTACCAGCCGGCCGGCGCCGGTGCGGCGATCGCGCCCGACCAGGTGGTGCAGTTCGACCTGTGGGCCCGCGAACCGGGCGCCGACGGCGTTTACGCCGACATTTCGTGGGTGGCCTACACCGGACGCGCGGTGCCGGAGCCGGTGGCGCGGACCTTCGCCGCGCTGTGCGCCGCCCGCGACGGCGCCGTGGCGTTCATTCGCGAACGCCTCGCCGCGACGCAGCCGGTCAGCGGCGCGGATGTGGACCGCCACACGCGCGCCATTCTCGACCGCCACCGCCTGCTGCCGTGGGTGCGCCACCGCACCGGCCACGCCATCGACACCCGGCTGCACGGCATCGGCGTCAATCTCGACGCCGTCGAGTTCCCTGACCCGCGCTTGTTGCTGCACGGCTCCTGCTTCTCGATCGAGCCCGGCGTGTACCGGCCCGAGTACGGGCTGCGCACCGAGATCAACGCCTACGTACACGGGCGCGAACTGGTGGTGTCCGGAGGTGCGCCGCAGCGAGAGGTGCTGCACCTGTGA
- a CDS encoding non-canonical purine NTP pyrophosphatase, with amino-acid sequence MELVLASNNPHKVTEVRRILVGVAVRTPAEVGVSFAFEETGSTYEQNALGKARHLHGLIGMPTLADDSGLAVAALGGAPGVRSARFGPPGAALDDAGRCAYLLSLLHGAAAADRSAAFICCIAVVLDARRLLLVQEAVAGRIAPQPRGARGFGYDPVFLVRAGDAGDAGERTMAELTAADKDRLSHRGRALRRIAALLACPTPPPS; translated from the coding sequence ATGGAGTTGGTCCTGGCCAGCAACAATCCGCACAAGGTCACCGAGGTGCGCCGCATCCTGGTCGGGGTCGCCGTGCGCACCCCCGCCGAGGTCGGCGTATCGTTCGCCTTCGAGGAGACCGGCTCCACCTACGAGCAGAACGCCCTCGGCAAGGCACGCCACCTGCACGGCCTGATCGGAATGCCGACGCTCGCCGACGACTCCGGGCTCGCCGTGGCGGCACTCGGCGGAGCGCCGGGCGTTCGATCGGCGCGCTTCGGACCGCCGGGAGCGGCACTGGACGACGCCGGACGCTGCGCGTACCTGCTGTCCTTGCTGCACGGCGCCGCCGCCGCCGACCGCTCGGCGGCGTTCATCTGCTGCATCGCGGTCGTGCTCGATGCTCGGCGCCTGTTGTTGGTGCAGGAGGCGGTGGCGGGACGGATCGCGCCGCAGCCACGCGGCGCGCGCGGATTCGGCTACGATCCGGTGTTCCTTGTCCGCGCCGGCGACGCCGGCGACGCCGGCGAGCGCACCATGGCCGAGCTGACCGCCGCCGACAAGGACCGGCTCTCGCACCGGGGGCGAGCGCTGCGCCGGATCGCCGCGTTGCTCGCCTGCCCGACGCCGCCGCCCTCCTGA